Genomic DNA from Hordeum vulgare subsp. vulgare chromosome 2H, MorexV3_pseudomolecules_assembly, whole genome shotgun sequence:
CTTCGGATAATCAGTATAGTATTCTGCTCTCATGCCCTACTCTGCAAGGTCCTGCATTATTGTGTTCATTAGTTCACTTTGTTCAAATATTGACAACACTATTTTATTGAACATAGATAGATTTGTGCATATTAATATCTAAATGATCGTGGCTTGGTTTTAATTTATATTGGTCGAGACTGCTTTTCGTGTGCATAATCACTAAAAGAACTCTTTATAATCATTGCACTAGAAAGTCATCCATGCCAATGCGGTGATCTCAAGGTGTTGTTGCCAAAAAacatcatttttatttatttttctattatAGATAGCTCATTTCCCTACGGAAAATTAGCATTGAAATATATTAAGAGATATTGTCTACCGTAGCAGGTTCATGTATCATTCGAGTCAAATAGATACATGGTTCATTGCAGTACTGATTGTTTCATAGTGGTTACATTTATTTATATTTTCTGTTGTATTAAATTGTTCGCTCATCAttgtgacatgatatgatatgtgAAGTTAGTGTGTTGATATGTTATGTAAGAGGCATGCTACTTGTTTACTACCCctggtcccaaaataagtgactcaactttgtatacattttaaagttagtataaagttgagtcactttgtttgggacggagggagcatTTTTTAGCTTGTAATATCACCTCTTCTGTCACAAAGTACATACTCTGCTTTGTTTTTTTTGGGGCAAAAAATACATACTCTCCTTTGTACATAAAGGATTAGTGTATGTTTCATTGTGGACCGGGTAGAAGAAGATGGAGACGCAAACAGTTTTGACCAACAGATTGCTATTCAATTCAATCTTGCAATTGAGGTTTGATCCTCGAGAATCAGTCTTGCAGATCAATTGCAACGGTGTGATCAATAGATTGTTTCACAAAAAACAACTGAAAAGAGCCATGGGAGCAGAGAAGGCTGTTTATTTCTCTTCTTAGTTTTGCTATTTTTAGACAAGCTGCTTTTGCGGCACTTGTATgcacacaaaaagtattcctCTCTAACATGTATGTATGCACAAAACAAGTGTCATGCATATTGGTATGATGGGAATTATGTCCATTTGCCTTCAGTTTTGTGTCTCTTTTCATACACGCTTCTCCATTATTCACTCTTTTTAAAAGTTGTTTTTCTTTCTCACACACATTTTCCTTGTTCTTCTTTATTTCTGGAAGTTGGAAATGTGCTCATGTGCTTGTTGTTTTTCGTTTTGGTAGATTTTCCGAAGTTCTTTTGATTAAGGCACAATACATAATTTTGATATATATACGACACTGGGATAAAGGCCTGGCTTCTTATATACTAGGCTGCTAATCTGAGTCTCAAGGTTATTGCATAGCTCTTACAACAAGGAAGCACCCCTTTCCCAAGTATAGGTTTGATATCCAATGACAAAAGTCAAATGTAAGAGGTTTTCAATCCATGATGTAGCAAATTATGCAAGCACATTTTTTTTAGATGAGTGCAATAAAAATAAATTGCTGGTAAATGAAAATAGTGAATTAATTGTAAAGAAAAGGTTAACAATTTTGTTTAGTTTTCATGAGGATTCTAAAGGTATATTTTAAAAGTGGTGAACGAGAATATGTGCATGGcatcgtggcaacgcacgggcaacgAACTAGTACCTATAAAAAGATTTTGTTTTAATTTAACACATTACTTTTAAGATGACTCACATCTAAATATGTTTAAAACTCTTTTCTTTTCTATCGAGTATCCACTAGTCTCATGCCTATACTCGGACATATCCCAGACAGGGCTGGGTTTCGGGCTGGGCCAAAAAAAGCCCGCTCTTAAAAGCCTAGACCCGAGCTCGACCCGGCTGTCACGCCTAGTAAATCAGGTGTGAACATGACTTGAGTCCAAAAAGCCTCACGCGACCCGACAAACCCAACCTGTCTACGGTTAAAATTTAGTTTTCGTCAAGCCTGAGTCCAGTCCAGTCCAAATATCGAGCTTGATTTCCAAGCCCGAGCCCGCCCGATGGGAGGATTAGGCCCGACCCAGCCCGGGATTTTCGGGCCGGATCACGTCAGGCCGTGCGGCCGGGCTGCACATACCAGGTATACTCGCGCGGTCGCGCCCCATACATAACCGAGCCAAGCAACAAAACCGGGCGGGGTGATCCTTCCGCTGGGTCGCAACCGCGCCCATAAAAAAAAGTGAAACCCACCAGACCTCCTTGCCTTCTCCGGTTCTCCTCCCTTCCCATCCCCATCACGTCGCCCGGCCGCCCACCGCTGGGACCCCAAGCCCACGGGGCCCTCAACCTGACCCCCTCGCCGGAGCGGCCGAGCGCGCGCCCATGGACGAGTACCGGCCGCGCCGGTCGCCGGCTACCGAGCGGTTCGTAGGGTTGTTCTCGTCGCCCTCCTCGTCGCCGACGGAGTCGTCGTTCGTCGCCGGGGATGAGTTTCACGAGGACGACTTCATGTTCTCATCTGCCCCAGTCGCCGCCTCGGACGCGCGGCCCGACGGGCCAGGGAGCCCGACCCGGGTTCCGCATAGCCACCTCGGTCTCCTCGCCGCGCTGCACGAGGGGGACAAAAGGCTCCTTCTTCGCCGCGCCGGGGGCGGCAGCGGGGTAGCGGCCTCCGCGGTCGCCGCCACCCCGGCCACGCTGCTCCGCCGCCAGGCCACCATCGCGGCTGCCACTTCGGCATCTGGTGGTTCGCTGTCACCCACCCAGTCCCCTGCCTCCGCCGCGTGGGCTATCCCGGCGAACCCGAGGCCCAAGACCCGCGGACCGGCCCCGCAGTATCACCAGTCAGCTCCAGTTAAGGTACCCGTCCGCCCGCCCCAGAAGCCGGCAATGGATAAGTGGGACGAactggacgacgatgacgagctcCGGCACGGGGATGCCGCCATGCTGCCCCCGCACGAGATGGTCGCGCGCGCGTCTGCTGGTGGCGCCGGGCCGGCCGCGCCCTTCTCGATGCTGGAGGGCGCCGGCCGCACGCTCAAGGGCCGAGACCTTCGACGGGTACGCGACGCTGTGCTCCGTCAaaccggatggctcgactgaatccAACGAGGTGATGTGGCTCTGGCCTTTTGTTCAGCTTAGAGTCATAGATTGGTTACATTAGGATATAAATTCTAGTGGTGTTGTAGATCGGGAGGGAAGATGAGAAAGTAAGGTAACAGTTTGAGTTTTttgtattttgtgtgtgtgtgtgtgtgcaactgCTTGCAATTTTGGTCTCTGTGAATTGGAAGGATGTGTCTGATATTACTGCAAGTTTCAACAGTAATAAGAACTTTTCATGTATTGGTAAATCGGGAGTTTTCTGTAATTCAGGAGGAAGGGCATTTTTTGTCAACGCTGTTGGGTTTATCTCACAATTCTCAAATGTTTATTCTTGTTCACTCCTATCCAAAttttatttcagttttgtttctcTATCAACTGATATCACACAATGGCATTTTGCTATGGTAATGTTAAATTTTCATGTGCGTTTCTTCTTTCTTGCCGTATGTGCATTCACTAATCGTAATTGATATGCTGTTCATCCATGTCTGCCTACTTCCTAGAGAATTTCGGAGTTCATTATGTGAACAATATGATCCCACGCAGAATCTGCTTAGGCTTTCGATTGCGTCTGATAATTATATGGGTTTCTGTGATGCCATCCGAACTGCAAGCAATGTATCAAGCTCATCAACCAATTATGCTTTGTTGGAAAGCATTGCCGCTATGTTGTTGGAAGAACTTTGGTTGGTGCCAGTGTTCTCCAGTCACAAACTCACAAGGTATTCTAGTGTATGGTCTTATTATGTGACTTTTCTTAGTACTTCTCTAGACTTGAATTTATATATCTTATGAAAGATTTACTAGTTTGGTTTGGTGGCACAATGACTGATTGCTACACTCACTCTTTTCAAAACTGAACTGATTGGTATGTTGAGGTGTAGTATTCTAGTGGCAAACATCTGGTCTTATCCAGCAAAAGAGATAAACAGCACCAGCTTCTTTGAACCATTCAATGATGTTCTCTCTTTCCGTGTCAATAGTTATGCTTCGCTGTGACATACACTGCTGAAAACTCTAGTTTTATTCCTGCCAAAGATCGCATGATCTTGTTAAATGCTTTAATGTATTCTGTTTTCTGCTCAGCTTAGGCTGAGATGTTCATCTGATGAGGCGATGTGTATTTAGGGACCCTGAACCATCTATTCTTCTCCCTTTAACCTGCTACATACTCCTACATCAGAGAGCTCAAAACTTGTAAGCTAAATATGAAGATGGTTCTCTTACTATAGTGTCGGGTGTCATTTCGAGTTATGTTGAGCGGTCCTCAACATGCTTGATGTTTTGCGTTCAGCACTGAAGTCATCAAAAGCAAAACGATAGCTAAGGCTGGTGCTTTCTGTCGATTGTGGTCTGCCCAGACGATTAGGCTATATAAAGTTTAGAGTGTGAGTCAATCACTTTCTTCCACTTCCGGTGCTCCTTTGATGGGGAAGTttgttctgctgctgctgctgcccttTTCTAGCCGGATCTTGCTTTATTCCTCTGTGCTCCTCTTTCCCCTTGTGGATTCCAGATTTGAGTGCCGTGCTTTTCTTAGTCAATTGCTGGCTGGACCCTACTCTCCTTGCCAGCCAATTCAAGGATCACACCGTTTGTAATTGTGGTGCCACTCTTCTCTGTGGGTCGCTGAGAATAAGTTCACTGTCTGGCTCCATTCAACGAGAATCGAGAATTTAACTCCCCTGCACTGCACATCTGCTATCATCACAAGGCTTTACTAATCATTTATAACTTCCTGGAGGCACGGCGGCCGGCTGCTGGAGTCCCTCTGTTGCTAAGCTACTCCGAGCCTCCGAGGTATAAAATGAGAAATTTTCCTCTACAGTAACTATGCTTGACTCGGTGGGTCGGTGTATGAATTACTCGGAATTCATTTTTGTACAGGCCtatgaatttgtttttttttgtacaGGCCGCATTTCAACGTATTTCTTcatgaaattttacacacatactTACCTCATTGTTTGCTTGTACAAatgttttcagtttttttttaaa
This window encodes:
- the LOC123426669 gene encoding uncharacterized protein LOC123426669 — protein: MDEYRPRRSPATERFVGLFSSPSSSPTESSFVAGDEFHEDDFMFSSAPVAASDARPDGPGSPTRVPHSHLGLLAALHEGDKRLLLRRAGGGSGVAASAVAATPATLLRRQATIAAATSASGGSLSPTQSPASAAWAIPANPRPKTRGPAPQYHQSAPVKVPVRPPQKPAMDKWDELDDDDELRHGDAAMLPPHEMVARASAGGAGPAAPFSMLEGAGRTLKGRDLRRVRDAVLRQTGWLD